Part of the Pedobacter roseus genome is shown below.
TGTCATTCTCTGAGTATCCGGAGAACCCAATGGTGTTAGAACTTGCATATGAGTACAGTTTTCTACAGCTTTTAAAACAAACCGGTATCAATGCGAGGACGATCTTGTCAGTTGGGTTGGGAGACGTTATCTTACAGATAGAAAACGATACTATATCTCTTGCAACGGCATTATCAGTAGTTCATAATGTTGATTATCAGGAGATTAATGATTTGGAAGTGCGAACGGAGGAAATGTTATTGCGTGAAAAAGAATTCGGATATCCATTTTTTATTGACCTATGTGGCAGCAGCGTTGTAGGGGAAATATTGAAGAAACATGATAAATTTGGTGAGGAGTTTACAATAGTAGCAGATCAATTAACCGACCCCTTATTGAACGTTTTACTCCATTGGTATAAGTTGGGTGGTAATTTAAATTGGTCATACGTTTCGGACTTGAATCCAGGTAACAAGATTGTTTTGCCAGGTTACCCATTTGAGAGGAAACATTGTTGGTTAAGAGAACTACCTAGAAGTCCAATTACCGAAGCAACTGATACAGTTATTAAAAGTGTCAGCTCTGATATTAATGATATTGAGTCAATCATTTTGAGGGTGTGGGAAGAAGAAGCTAAACTTTTTCCTTCAACTAACGAGGATGATTTTTTCGAATTAGGAGGAAGTTCGCTTGCGGCTACAAAAGTAATAATAAGATTGAATTCAATGTTTGAACTCTCATTAGCTTTTGAAGACATGTTTGATTTTTCAACGGTTGTTAAGCTTACAAAATTTGTCGTTGACAGAATCGATACTTCATTTTACATAAAACAGCTCTGGAAAAGATATCTCAAAATTGACATTATCAAAGATGATGATGATTTTTTCAGCCTTGGGGGACACTCACTTATCGCTAATAATCTTATAAATGGAGTATGGAAACAGTTTGGAATCAGGTTAAATTTTGAACATATCTTTACTAATAGAACTTTTGGCGAGTTTGTTTTGCTTATCAAGAATCTTGAGCTTATCCAGAATAATAAATCGGAATATATACCAAAGATAAATGTTGGAGAAGAGTCTGTCCTTTCTTCTTCACAACGCCGCCTATGGATACTCGGGCAGTTATTAGTTGGGAATACTGCCTATAACATGCCTGGAGTTTATGTTTTCTCCGGAGCACTTGATAGCATGGCACTGTCCCGGAGTTTTCTTTCTCTTCTGGAGCGTCATGAGATCCTGCGTACTGTCTTTCGGGGGACGATGAGGGCAATGTGCTCCAAGTGGTTGTCGAACTGGATTTCCTGGGGCTTTCTTTGGTCGAGAGTGACCACCGTGGATCTGGTCGGGATGCTGTGGATGGTCTCATCGAACTTGACTTTGGTACATCATTCGATCTTTCGTCAGGTCCGCTTCTGCGTGCTCACCTTTACCGTACCGGAGATGATGAGTGGGTGTTCACCTATGTGATGCACCACATCATCAGTGATGGCTGGTCGATGGGTATTCTGGTCCGCGAGCTTCTGGATCTTTACAATGGCGAGGTTACGGGCATTCCCGCAGATCTTCCGGTGCTTGGCATCCAGTACCGTGACTATGCTGCCTGGGAGCAGTCTAACCTTTCGGGGGATGTTTATGCCGGGCACCGTGATTACTGGTTGGATCAGCTTTCCGGGGATCTACCCGTTCTTGATCTGTGGAGCGACCGCCCGCGTCCTGCAGTGAAGACCTATACTGGCGGTGTAGTTCACTGTATACTTGACAGAGAGTTGTCGGATAGCCTCCGTTCGCTGTGCCACCAGAGCGGATCGACGCTTTTCATGGGGCTTCTTTCTGTGGTGAACATCCTTCTCTACCGTTATAGTGGCCAGGACGATATTATTGTTGGCACGCCGATGGCCGGGCGTGAGCACCCTGACCTTGAGGGCCAGATCGGTTTCTATGTGAATACGCTTGCGCTCCGGACCCGCCTCAGCGGAAGTAAGAGCTTCCGTGAGGTACTGGGGGATGTGCGTGGGGTCTGCCTTGATGCATATGAGCACCAGGCCTATCCGTTCGATAAGCTTGTAGAGGAACTTGGCCTGCAGCGGGATATGAGCAGAAACCCTCTGTTCGATGTTGCTGTCGTGTTACAAAATACCGAGGCCGTTTTGGAACGGAATTTTAACGGCCTTCTTGTTTCTAAATATGGTACGAAGGAGTATCAGATCAGCAAGTTTGACCTCACATTTACCTTCTTTGAGGTAGATGGGGGCATAGCCCTGAATATCGAGTACAACAGCGACTTGTATGATATTACAAGCATCGAGCGGATGTCTGGTCATTTCTGCCTTCTCCTAGACCAGTTGCTAACCTCTCCTGATGGCGCTTTGGGTGAGGCCGATTATATTGGCCAGGCAGAGCGTGACGTTCTGCTTGGGGAGTTCAATGCCACCTCAACAGCCTTTCCATCCAAGCAGACGATCGTGGATCTTTTCGAGGAACAGGTATTGTTGATGGGGGATTCTACAGCTGTTGTTTTCGGCAGCGATCGCATCAGCTATGCAGAGCTTAACGCCCGTTCGAACCGTCTTGCGCATTATCTTCGTAAAGAGCACGGGATCCGTCGCGGCGAGCTGGTTGGGATCCTTTTGGATCGCAGCGACTGGATGGTTGTTTCTATTCTTGGTGTATTAAAGTCTGGCGGGGCCTATGTTCCCATTGACCCTGAGTATCCCGCTGATCGGATCGCCTACATACTTTCAGACAGTGGCTGCAGGACTGTTATAGACAGTACAGAGCTTTTGCGTTTCTTTCAGGTAATGGGTAGTTTTTCCGCCGCAGATTCAGTAGCTGTATGCATTCCTACCGATCTTGCATACGTGATCTATACCTCCGGTTCGACTGGCACACCTAAAGGAGTGATGGTCGAGCACCGGAACATGGCGCATCTTGTGAGGTCGCAAGGGCCTTTGGAACTTAAAGGCAACAAGACTCTACTTTGTACTGCAGGTACATCATTTGATGTTAGTGTTTATGAATACTGGGGTATCCTGGCCCATGGTGGTCAGCTTGTACTTTGCGGAACCGATATCCTGCTGGAACCAGCGCGTCTTTCCGGCGAAATGATCAGTGAGAATGTCGATACGATGTGGCTGACCTCAGGCTGGCTGAATCAGCTGGTAGATTTCGATATCGAGATGTTTGGAAAACTCCGGACACTTATCGCGGGCGGTGATATTCTATCCCCTGACCATATCAACAGGCTTGTAGGGAGATATCCTTTATTAAATATAGTAAATGGTTATGGTCCTACAGAGACCACTGTGTTCTCTACATCATTCGCTATTAATGGTGAACAAATGGGCAGTATACCAATCGGTCGTCCGATATCGAACAGCCGGGTTTATATAATTGACGGTTTTGGTGGTCTCAGCGGTATCGGTGTCCCGGGGGAGATCTGTGTTGGTGGTGCAGGGGTCGCCCGGGGTTACCTTAACCTTCCTGAACTGACTTCATCACGGTTTGTTCCCGACCCTTATTTCCCAGGGGAGCGGATGTACCTAACGGGTGACCTTGGCCGTTGGCTTCCTGATGGCAACATCGAGTTCCTTGGCCGTTCTGACGATCAGGTCAAGATCAGGGGCTACCGTGTTGAGCTGGGCGAGATCGAGAACGTGCTTGTTGGACATCCCGGTATTGAGAGCTGTGTAGCTGCCGTTCGCGGCATCGGTTCGGATCGTGAGCTTGTATGTTACTTTACCGGCTCTTCTGAGCTTTCCAGCGGGGATCTCCGTTCCTATCTTTCCGGTCTACTTCCATCTTACATGGTGCCCGGGCACTATGTGCTCCTTGCGTCGCTTCCCCTTACGGGTAACGGAAAGGTGGACCGCCGCGCACTTCCGGACCCTGCGGGACTTGGTGTTTCCACGGGCATGGATTATGTTGCTCCCTCGACAGATACAGAGCGGGAGCTCGTATCTATCTGGGAAGAGGTGCTCGGCCGTGAGGGAATAGGTGTCAGGGACAATTTCTTCGAACTGGGAGGAGATTCCTTAAAAATTATAAGGGCAGCTAAACATATGTCTAAACAATTAAACTTTATGATAAAACCAACAGATCTGTTTCAGCATGTAAATATTCGTACAATTGTTGATGAGCTGTTAAATAAAAGTTCGTCTTATCTAGATGAAGAGATCTCAGCCAACGAACTCCTTTCTAACTTAAATAAGTTCAAAACAAATGAATCCGACTAGCAAATATAATGGCTTAGAAATCGCTATAATTGGGATATCTGCAAAGTTCTCTAAAAGTAATGATTACAGAGAGCTTTGGGAAAGTCTCAAACATGGGAAAGAACTAATAGAGGATTTATCTTCGGACGACATAATCGCAAATGAATTTGGTAGCAATGGTGCACCTAATAAACCTTTTATAAATAGGGGCAGCAGGATAATCAATAAGGATTGCTTTGATAATTATTTTTTTGATTATAGTCCGCTGGAAGCATCTCTGATGGATCCACAAATTAGACATTTTTTACAATCAAGCTGGAATGCATTAGAAGACGGAGGCTATTCATCGCAAAGGGATAAATTAAAAATTGGCCTGTTCGCTTCTGCATCTGAAAACGACAATTGGAAATTGTACGTACATTCTAAGAGTGCAGAAAGCTTGATTGATCCATATTATCTGCACCTGATCTCCAACGCACGAAATATACATACCATTACCTCAAACAAACTAAATCTAAGGGGGCCATCAATATTTGTAGATACAGCATGTTCATCATCATTGGTTGCTGTACACCTTGCTTGCAGAAGTTTATTGACTTTTGAATGTCAGATGGCTCTTGCGGGAGGGATTTCCTTGAGGAGTATAAAACAAAGTGGCTATTATTATCAGGCTGGGGAGTCGGTTCCAAAGATGGTTATTGCAGATCATTCGATCACGAAGCATCTGGGACAATTTTTACTGAGGGGTTAGGAATAGTTTTATTGAAGAGATTAAGTGATGCAATAAAGGATAACGACAATATTTATGCCGTCATAAAATCAAGCTTTGTAAATAACGACGGAAGTGATAAGGTTGGATATACGGCGCCAAGTGTAAAAGGTCAAATGATGTGTATCAAAGGAGCTCATAAACTTGCGGGGATATCAGGCGATGAAATCTCCTACGTGGAAGCCCACGGCTCAGCTACAATTTTAGGTGATCCAATTGAAGTTAGGGCGTTGAATGAAGCATTTGGCGTTGACAGCAGGAAGTTTTGCGCAATTGGTTCTATAAAAACAAATATTGGTCATACTGGCGTTGCGGCCGGTATTGCCGGCCTTATAAAGACTACATTATCTCTTCACCATAAAAAAATTCCGCCTTTAATTAATTACAGCATTGCGAATCCTGCGATCGAGTTTGGAAAAGGACCATTTTACATTAATAAGGATCTGATAAATTGGCCGGATAATAAAAAAACTGATAGGCTTAAAGCTGGAGTAAGTTCTTTTGGCATTGGAGGCACTAACGTTCATATGATCCTCGAAGAAACACCTATCATTGAGAAACTACCCCAAAAGAATAACTACAAAATACTAAAAGTATCGGCAAAGACAAAAGAATCCTTGGTACGTAATGTTGAGGATTTAAAAAAGTTTATCAGCGAATATCCAGAATTGAACTTGAATGATTTATGTTATACTCTTCAGGTAGGTAGACAAGATTTTCTCTTTAGAAAGGCTATTGTATTCAATGACAGGAATTCTCTTGTCAACCAGTTAATAAATTATAACGATCAAAAAAAATGTAACGTTAATCAACCTGAAATTGTTTTTATGTTTTCTGGGCAAGGAACCCAATATAGAAATATGGGCGCCGATTTATATCGGACCGAGACATTGTTCAGAATGCATATGGACCAAGGTTTTGACCTACTAAAAAAACTAACTGGTAAATGTTTTAAAAAGGTCTTGTATCAAGAGCAAGGGACTAGTGATGAAATCAATAACACCCAGTTTACTCAACCCCTGATATTTATTTTTGAATATGCCCTATGTAAACTTCTCATGTCTTTCGGGATATCTCCTGATTATATACTTGGACATAGTTTAGGGGAATATGCCGCCGCCTGTATAGGCGAAGTATTTGATTTTGAGCAGGCCGTAGCAATTGTCGTTAAGCGCGCAGAAGTTATGGGTAGACTGCCAGTCGGAGGAATGTTGAGTGCGAATATGAATAAACAGGTTGCCGCATCTTTTGCCGTTAATGGAATTAAAATTGCGGCTGTCAATAGCGCAACTCAGGTCGTATTTTCAGGCAGCGTAGAAGATATTGGGATTCTTAGGCAAAAACTTAATTCCATAGGTATCCCAAATATATTGTTAAATGTTTCTCATGCATTTCATTCAGCAGAGCATTCACCAAACTTGGAAGATTTCAATATCGAATTCGAAAATGTAAAATTACATAAGTCAAAATTTAGATATATCTCGGGTATTTCAGATAGTAGATTTTTGGACACGGAACTGACATCGGCTGATTATTGGGCTTCACATTTAACGACTGAAGTTGATTTTGAAAAATGTATCGCAAAGGTATTTTCTATAAAAGGAAGAAAATTATTTATCGAGATCGGAGCGGGAAATATTCTCACTAACCTTGTTAAGGATAATGCCCCCGCTGAAGTAGAGTACAATGTTACAAATCTCGTAAGACCGTCTAATTTCATGACAGATGACTCTAAATACTTTTCTCGTAAAATCGCCGATCTTTGGGAGTTAGGTATAGAAATCGATTGGCAATCCCAAGATAATACTGGCTTATATAAAACTTCTCTTCCTACATATTCATTTGAAGAAAATAAATTCCCTACGGAGGTATCTCTTTCCTCTAACGATCTTTTTTTTGATAAACTTGGGGAAAAAGAAATCGGAGCAAAAGTATATTTTCCAATTTGGGCTCAGGATAGAACTTTTTCACCCAACTTGACCCAGGGATCCAAAATCTATCTGTTTTTCTCCGTCAATAACAAGCTGATACAAAAAGCCATTGAAAGCTTAAGACTAAAAAACAGAGTAATTGAGGTTATAGTTGGGGAAACTTTCAAACAGAAATCTTCCGATGAAATCTCTATAAATCCAGTTTCTGTTGAGGATTATGAGAAATTACATTTTTTCTTGCAAGAAAATTATATTAATATTTCTGATGTTATATATTCATGGCCAATACTTGCAAAAGAATTTGAGCTTGAGGTAAAAAATGGAAATCAATCATTAGATTTTACATACTTTAATGTTGTAAAATTGCTGCAAGCGTTTGCAAATGAAAGTATTATTTCATTTAAGTCGTTATATATAGTTACCGATCGACTACATAGGATACTTGAAAGTGAGGCTATCTATAGTCAACAATCAATGGTTCTAGGGATTTTAAATTCATTACCACAGGAATATGATGTTTTATGCTCCAATATAGACCTCGATTTGTCTAAACGGTTTCTTGGTAGTGATCTTCAAGCTTTTTTAAGAATTATAGAGGACAGTAAAGTTCAAAAGATCATAGGTATTAGAAACGGTTGCAAATGGATTCGTTCTTTTCAGCCAATTGAAATTAACCCGTCAAAGGAAATATCATTAATTAGAAAAGGCAGTACAATCTTGATTACTGGGGGGCTAGGAAGTGTTGGTTATAATATTGCGAGGGATTTAATTTATAGTTTCGGAGCGCAGATAATTATAATTGGTAGAACTGATCTTGAATCTGAAGGAGTTGATTCTAAATTTCGCAGTATTTATCTGGACAGATTAAAGTATTTAAAACGTATGAATCCAAATACAGAATACGTTACTGCGGATATTTCTACTAAGGGTGAATTAGAAAAAGTGGTTGAAGGCCTGCATACTAAAGTTAATGCTGTAATTCACTCTGCAGGTGAGGTGGGTCATAAATATTTTGAGTTGATTGAGGATATAGGGTTTTCAAACAGCGAAAAACTTTTTCTACCCAAAATCCAAGGTATACATAATATCTATGATGTTTTCAAAGATAAAAATTTAGATTTCTGTCTCATAATATCCAGTTTGTCGGCTGTTCTTGGGGGTATTAGTCATTCATCTTACTCGTCTGCAAATGCATATATGGAGTATTTTATGTTAGAAAAGTGTAGGACCCTGAAAAACTGGAAATGTATAGGTTTTGACAGAATATCCTTTAAACCAAATGAGCTGGAAATTGAAAAGGGAGACGAGTTTTTGAATTCATATAAGATCTCCCTACAATTTGAAGAAATTTCGGTTTTGCATGAATGCACTAATGGAATAATAAATGAAAATTTTAAATTGGATATCACTAAGTCTGAGACTGGTGACGATTTTATTCTGAAGGGCATTGTAAGGGTTAAACGCCCCGAACAGATATCAACCTACGTAGAGCCACAGTCCGTTGTTGAGATAGAATTGATAAAAACTATCGAAAACCTTTTTGGTTTTCAGGGCATTGGAATTGAAGACAATTTTTTCGACTTGGGCGGTGACTCTCTCAAAGCTATGGTTTTACTAAGACAGATAACAAAACAATTCGGTATAAAATTTTCTCTCAAGGATCTTTTTGAGTTCAAGAATGTTAAGGAGATTTCGATTCAAATTGAAGGGCTAACCTCTAGCTATACACGTAGCAATAAAAAAACCTTGAGGATTAGCTAGGTACTCAACCGCTGCTTCCTAATTATAATATTTTTTATCAAAATCTAAAATAAATGAGAAAATTTACTTCAGTGAAAGATGTTGCAGATATCCACAAGATTGTAGGGGATGCAATTGAACTAAAAGAAAAACCACTTTTAGATTCGAAATTAGGTATAGGTAAAACTTTGGGAATAATCTTTATGAACCCAAGTTTAAGAAGCCGTATCAGTACACAAAAAGCCGCAATGAATTTAGGCTTGAATACAATTGTTATTAATATGGAAAAAGATTGTTGGGCATTAGAAACTAGAGACAATGTTATTATGGACGAAATAGCAGGTGAGCATATTAAAGAAGCTGCAGCGGTACTTGGGGAATATTGTGACATAATCGCAGTCCGAGATCTTCCAAAGATGAAGAGTCGAGATGATGATTATAGTGAGAATTTCCTAAAGAAACTTATTGAATATTCGGATGTACCTGTAATAAGTCTTGAGTGCGGTACATTACACCCACTACAGAGCCTGGCAGATTTAATTACGATTGAAGAAAATAAAAGAATCAAAAAACCAAAAGTAGTGCTTACCTGGGCCCCACATATAAAGCCTCTCCCTCAAGCTGTTCCCAATTCATTTTCAGAATGGATGTGCCGGGCACAAAGAGAAGGTCTTCTAGATTTTGTTATTACACATCCAAAAGGTTTGGAGCTTAAATCAGAATTTACGGAAGGTGCAACAATTGATTATGATCAGAACCATGCGTTATCCGACGCAGATTTCGTGTATGTGAAAAGTTGGTCCTCATATTCCGATTATGGTGAAAACTTCTCCAATGGGGGAGATTGGTTTTTTGATAACCAGAAGCTAAAGTTTACTAATGATGCTTATGTTATGCATTGCCTTCCCGTAAGAAGAGGAGTTGATATTGCAGATGAGATACTTGATGGACCAAATTCATTGGTTATTAAAGAGGCAGGAAATAGAGTATATGCTGCACAAATCATATTAAAAGAAATTTTAGGTAAGTTGTAGTGTCAGTCAATTAAAATGCAATTATGGTTATAGCTAAAAATAAATTTTCGTTTGGCAGGATGAGATTGTCGGTCTTAAAATTTTTCGAAGTACCGATTCGATATTTTTCGGCGCATTTGGCTGCTCTTAGCAAAATAGTAAAATATAGGAGGTATCTCGAAGAACTAAATCTTTCTTCCAGAAATGATATCTATATATCTACTTTCATGAAATCTGGAACGACTTGGATGCAAATGATTCTTTATCAGTTAACATCACATGGTGAAATGGATTTTAAGCATATATATGAAATATCCCCTTGGCTTGAACTCTATATGGAACGTGATCAAAGAATTAAATTCAAATCTAGCTTGATGTTTTTTAAAACGCATTTGGACTATAGACTTTTCCCTAGGAAATTTTCAGGAAAATTTATTGTCGTTTTGCGGAATGGTATGGATGCATCTGTATCTCAATATCATCATTTCAAAGACTGGGGGATGCCAAACTTGACCTTTCAGGAATCTTTTCATAAATTTTTTGCAGGTGATAGTGGGCATAAAAATTGGTTCGAGTATACTCGACGCTGGATGGAAAACCGGAAGAAATTAAATATATTATATATTAAGTATGAGGATTTGATAGCTAATTTTGAAGAGGTTTTATTAAAGATAGCCGATTTCTGTGGACTATCAATCAATGAAGACGAAATGCCCAGAATACTTAAGAAGTGTTCGTTCGACTATATGAAGTTACATGAAGATAAATTTGGTGCACCTAGACCAAATTTTGACATCCTTAGAAATTTTATTCGAATAGGCAAAGCTGGAAAGGGAAGTACGTATTATGATGATGAATTAATCCGGTCTTATAAAAAGCAATTCACTAAACAGTTATCAAAGTTCGAACTTCTCAGGGAATATATGCCCGATTAGCAAAGTGAAATTATTTTGGTAAAATTCAATAAGTTTTGTGATTTTTTAAATGCTATTTGGCTGGAAATCCACTTCATAGATCAAAAAAAATAGGATTGTTTATAATGTTTTATGGATATTAAAAATTTAGTCCAAAAAATCAAGGGTAATGGAATCGATCTCTCAGTTGATGGTGACGAACTTCTTGTTAGTTTTGACCAATTTAAAATTCCGTCTCATCTGTTAGCCACCATCAGGCACTATAAGAAAGAATTAGTAGAGTATCTTACATCTATCCTTGAGTATGAGTCTATTCCAAGGCTTCCAGATCAAGACAGTTATCAATTGTCATTTGCCCAGAATCGATTATGGATAATGAGCCAATTTTCTGAGGCTGGTTCTGCGTATAATGTATCTGGAGCATATATTTTTACTGGAAAGGTCGATAGCACTGCGCTTTCCCATAGCTTTTGGTCACTTATAGGCAGACATGAAATATTACGTACAGTTTTCAGAGAAGAACATTTTGGAAATACATGCCAGGTTGTATTGAATCTGTTTGATATTGCCTTTAGTCTTGGTATTTCTGATTGTAGAATCGATCGAGAAATAGATGGACGTATTAGTAATGACTTCGGTTCCCCTTTTGATCTTTCGGTAGGTCCGCTTCTGCGTGCCCACCTCTACCGTACAGGTGATGAGGAATGGGTGTTTACTTATGTGATGCACCACATCATCAGCGATGGCTGGTCGATGGGAATTCTTTTCCGTGAGCTTCTCGAACTTTACAACGGCGAGATTAAGGGTATTCCCATAGAACTTCCCACGTTGGGCATCCAGTATCGGGACTATGCCGCCTGGGAGCAGTCTAACCTTTCCAGAGATGTTTATGCCGGGCATCGGGATTACTGGCTTGGACAACTTTCCGGAGAACTTCCCGTTCTTGATCTTTGGAGCCACCGTCCCCGTCCTGCGGTGAAGACTTATAACGGTGGCGTTGTACATGGTATGGTTGAAAAGGATGTATCCGATGGTCTCCGTAACTTATGTCAACAGAGCGGATCGACGCTTTTTATGGGGCTTCTTTCTGTAGTGAACATCCTTCTCTACCGCTATAGCGGTCAGGATGATCTTATCGTTGGCACTCCGATGGCTGGCCGTGAGCACCCTGACCTTGAGGGCCAGATCGGTTTCTATGTGAACACGGTTGCACTCCGTACACGTCTCAACGGGAGCGAGAGCTTCCGTGATATTTTGGGACATGTGCGTGGTGTCTGCCTTGATGCATATGAGCATCAGGCTTATCCTTTCGATAAACTTGTAGAGGAACTTGGAATAAAGCACAACATGGGGCGCAATCCCTTGTTCGATGTTCAGGTAATACTAGATGTTGATGTAAAAAGTTTTTCTGTGCATGGTTTTGAAGATTTCTTAGTTGCAAATTACCATCTATCTAAGGAAACTTCCATCTTTGATTTGGTCTTTAGTTTCTCTGTAATTGAGAATGCTATAAAATTGACACTTAGATACAACAGTGATCTTTACGATTTTGCGAGCATCGAGCGAATGTCATCCCATTTCTTTGTTCTCCTTGACCAGCTGGTAACCTGTCCAGATGCTGCTGTAGGGTCGGCTAATTATGTTAGCGATGTGGAGCATAGCATTATTCTTGAGAAGTTTAATGCTATCTCAACAGCCTATCCTTCCGAAGAGACAGTTATGAGCCTTTTCGAGAAACAGGTATTGCTGAGGGGGGAGTCTCCGGCTGTTGTTTTTGGCGGAGATCAGCTCAGCTATGCAGAACTTAACGCCTATTCGAACCGTCTTGCGCATTACCTTCGGAATGAGCACGCGATCTGTGGCGGCGAGCTGGTTGGGATCCTGCTGGATCGCAGCGACTGGATGATTGTTTCTATCCTTGGTGTATTAAAGTCTGGCGGTGCCTATGTTCCCATTGACCCTGAGTATCCCTCTGAACGGATTGCCTATATGCTCTCGGACAGCGGGTGCCGCCTATTACTGACCCAGACGGCACATATGTTCGTTCTTGAGGGTTACCAAGGTGAGCTTTTTGCCGTTGACCTCCAACTGTCTTGTCTGTCGACTCCCTCTTTAAACCCTTTTGTAACCTGTGCTCCTACGGACCTTGCATATGTTATCTATACCTCGGGCTCAACGGGCGCCCCTAAGGGGGTGATGATCGAGCACAGGGGGGTCGCCAATACGATCTTGGGTCAGCAGGCTTTTTTTGGCATAAAACCAGGAGAGGCTGGCCTTCAGTTTGCCTCCGCTTCATTTGATGCCTCTGTTTCAGAAATATTCATTATCCTGTGCAGCGGGGCTACACTTTATATAGTTGAGGATTCTGTAAAGCAGAATCCTGTGCTTTTCTGTGAATACCTTTCATCCAATTCGATAGATATACTGACACTTCCGCCATCTTATTTGCATCTTCTTGATTTCGACAAAATCGGGACTGTTAGGAAACTTATAACTGCTGGCGAACCTGCAATCATATCGGATGCATCACGTTTTTTCCAACAGGGTAAATATTATAATGCATATGGCCCCACGGAATGCAGTATCTGTGTAACGATGTTTGAACTGAACAACAATTCTGGTTTCGAGAAATTTGTTCCTATCGGTCGTCCGATATCGAACAGCCGGGTTTATATAATTGACGGTTTTGGTGGTCTCAGCGGTATCGGTGTACCGGGGGAGATCTGTGTTGGTGGTGCAGGGGTCGCCCGGGTTACCTTAACCTTCCTGAACTGACCTTATCACGGTTTGTTCCCGACCCTTATTTCCCAGGGGAGCGGATGTACCTAACGGGTGACCTTGGCCGTTGGCTTCCTGATGGCAACATCGAGTTCCTTGGCCGTTCTGACGATCAAGTCAAGATCAGGGGCTACCGTGTTGAGCTGGGCGAGATCGAGAACGTGCTTGTTGGACATCCCGGTATTGAGAGCTGTGTTGCTGCCGTTCGCGGCATCGGTTCGGATCGTGAGCTTGTATGTTACTTTACCGGCTCTTCTGAGC
Proteins encoded:
- a CDS encoding sulfotransferase domain-containing protein gives rise to the protein MVIAKNKFSFGRMRLSVLKFFEVPIRYFSAHLAALSKIVKYRRYLEELNLSSRNDIYISTFMKSGTTWMQMILYQLTSHGEMDFKHIYEISPWLELYMERDQRIKFKSSLMFFKTHLDYRLFPRKFSGKFIVVLRNGMDASVSQYHHFKDWGMPNLTFQESFHKFFAGDSGHKNWFEYTRRWMENRKKLNILYIKYEDLIANFEEVLLKIADFCGLSINEDEMPRILKKCSFDYMKLHEDKFGAPRPNFDILRNFIRIGKAGKGSTYYDDELIRSYKKQFTKQLSKFELLREYMPD
- a CDS encoding non-ribosomal peptide synthetase; the protein is MVVELDFLGLSLVESDHRGSGRDAVDGLIELDFGTSFDLSSGPLLRAHLYRTGDDEWVFTYVMHHIISDGWSMGILVRELLDLYNGEVTGIPADLPVLGIQYRDYAAWEQSNLSGDVYAGHRDYWLDQLSGDLPVLDLWSDRPRPAVKTYTGGVVHCILDRELSDSLRSLCHQSGSTLFMGLLSVVNILLYRYSGQDDIIVGTPMAGREHPDLEGQIGFYVNTLALRTRLSGSKSFREVLGDVRGVCLDAYEHQAYPFDKLVEELGLQRDMSRNPLFDVAVVLQNTEAVLERNFNGLLVSKYGTKEYQISKFDLTFTFFEVDGGIALNIEYNSDLYDITSIERMSGHFCLLLDQLLTSPDGALGEADYIGQAERDVLLGEFNATSTAFPSKQTIVDLFEEQVLLMGDSTAVVFGSDRISYAELNARSNRLAHYLRKEHGIRRGELVGILLDRSDWMVVSILGVLKSGGAYVPIDPEYPADRIAYILSDSGCRTVIDSTELLRFFQVMGSFSAADSVAVCIPTDLAYVIYTSGSTGTPKGVMVEHRNMAHLVRSQGPLELKGNKTLLCTAGTSFDVSVYEYWGILAHGGQLVLCGTDILLEPARLSGEMISENVDTMWLTSGWLNQLVDFDIEMFGKLRTLIAGGDILSPDHINRLVGRYPLLNIVNGYGPTETTVFSTSFAINGEQMGSIPIGRPISNSRVYIIDGFGGLSGIGVPGEICVGGAGVARGYLNLPELTSSRFVPDPYFPGERMYLTGDLGRWLPDGNIEFLGRSDDQVKIRGYRVELGEIENVLVGHPGIESCVAAVRGIGSDRELVCYFTGSSELSSGDLRSYLSGLLPSYMVPGHYVLLASLPLTGNGKVDRRALPDPAGLGVSTGMDYVAPSTDTERELVSIWEEVLGREGIGVRDNFFELGGDSLKIIRAAKHMSKQLNFMIKPTDLFQHVNIRTIVDELLNKSSSYLDEEISANELLSNLNKFKTNESD
- a CDS encoding Rossmann-fold NAD(P)-binding domain-containing protein, with translation MRKFTSVKDVADIHKIVGDAIELKEKPLLDSKLGIGKTLGIIFMNPSLRSRISTQKAAMNLGLNTIVINMEKDCWALETRDNVIMDEIAGEHIKEAAAVLGEYCDIIAVRDLPKMKSRDDDYSENFLKKLIEYSDVPVISLECGTLHPLQSLADLITIEENKRIKKPKVVLTWAPHIKPLPQAVPNSFSEWMCRAQREGLLDFVITHPKGLELKSEFTEGATIDYDQNHALSDADFVYVKSWSSYSDYGENFSNGGDWFFDNQKLKFTNDAYVMHCLPVRRGVDIADEILDGPNSLVIKEAGNRVYAAQIILKEILGKL
- a CDS encoding acyl carrier protein — translated: MVLLRQITKQFGIKFSLKDLFEFKNVKEISIQIEGLTSSYTRSNKKTLRIS